In a genomic window of [Empedobacter] haloabium:
- a CDS encoding transglutaminase domain-containing protein, which translates to MTAAASEQAFYLRQSANTDPGPYAGLLDSAGNDVEQVFAAARNVVEHHAGLNSERIGHERLVELDIYTVRELLGRVAGRGVDDLRRPIPLQDKVVGNCLNISKLACAMLRQRGVPARLRYAYCSYFYPDFAHEQTLVEYWDDGRGRWLRGDASMNRPVLEALGNTVRIDLRDVAPELSLPIAQVWQACRTGQADFAGFGASVENRKRAGAGNVALKMLQDLACLNHVEMMPWDFAAPSARFLRSRHLDLAAFDALAALMLEGDWRDLLYVNGRLPFFAIPRRVLRRSPYTGCSVTLVKDGIWNTQ; encoded by the coding sequence GTGACCGCTGCTGCATCTGAACAGGCCTTCTACCTGCGCCAAAGCGCCAACACCGACCCGGGACCGTATGCAGGCCTGCTCGACAGCGCCGGGAACGACGTCGAGCAGGTGTTCGCGGCGGCCCGCAACGTGGTGGAACACCACGCGGGCCTGAACAGCGAGCGGATCGGCCATGAACGCCTCGTCGAACTCGATATCTATACCGTGCGCGAGTTGCTGGGGCGCGTGGCCGGGCGCGGCGTGGACGACCTGCGCAGGCCGATTCCATTGCAGGACAAGGTGGTCGGCAACTGCCTGAACATCTCCAAGCTGGCCTGCGCGATGCTGCGCCAGCGCGGCGTGCCGGCACGCCTGCGCTATGCCTACTGCAGTTACTTCTATCCGGATTTCGCGCACGAACAGACGCTGGTGGAGTACTGGGACGACGGCCGCGGGCGCTGGTTGCGTGGCGATGCGTCGATGAACCGTCCGGTACTCGAAGCGCTCGGCAACACCGTGCGGATCGACCTGCGCGATGTCGCGCCCGAGCTGTCGTTGCCGATTGCCCAGGTGTGGCAGGCGTGCCGCACCGGGCAGGCCGATTTTGCCGGCTTTGGCGCCTCGGTCGAGAACCGCAAGCGCGCCGGTGCCGGCAATGTGGCACTGAAGATGCTGCAGGACCTGGCCTGCCTGAATCACGTGGAAATGATGCCCTGGGACTTCGCCGCACCGTCGGCGCGCTTCCTGCGCTCGCGCCATCTGGACCTGGCGGCCTTCGACGCGCTGGCCGCGCTGATGCTGGAGGGCGACTGGCGCGACTTGTTGTACGTGAACGGCCGACTGCCGTTTTTTGCGATACCGCGCCGCGTGTTGCGGCGCAGCCCCTACACGGGATGCAGTGTAACTCTGGTAAAGGATGGAATATGGAACACGCAATGA
- a CDS encoding ester cyclase translates to MNDQMIAIVRSLYTDVFDTGNCPAVDSHYHDDAICHFNGKDLSIQSLKASMCDFVAAHTDIETRIESVFASGDRTFARLTRSVTDKETGVRRHIQLMVEKRFVGNKVQELWFMVDDDQYRTTWDR, encoded by the coding sequence ATGAACGACCAAATGATTGCCATCGTGCGCTCGCTGTACACCGACGTGTTCGACACCGGCAACTGCCCGGCCGTCGACAGTCACTACCACGACGACGCGATCTGCCACTTCAACGGCAAGGACCTGAGCATCCAGTCGCTGAAGGCGTCGATGTGCGACTTCGTCGCCGCCCATACGGATATCGAGACCAGGATCGAATCGGTTTTCGCCAGCGGCGACCGCACGTTCGCGCGGCTGACGCGCAGCGTGACCGACAAGGAGACCGGTGTGCGGCGCCACATCCAGCTGATGGTGGAAAAGCGCTTTGTCGGCAACAAGGTGCAGGAACTGTGGTTCATGGTCGATGACGACCAGTACCGGACGACCTGGGACCGTTGA
- a CDS encoding beta-ketoacyl synthase N-terminal-like domain-containing protein: MTGLAQMDHRIAVIGTALALPGADSLAGFERMTFDAADAFSAPPGAAAAGENWVDRAAYLDDWSGFDYRLFGLSLRDSVIIDPQQRLFLQHCWKAIEAAGYNPMALPGRGAVFSTASDSDFVQLARAAADDAGNYHPFEIEIGSNKEQQALRVSHVLNLRGPSFGVQSACSSGLLVLHTAMQSLALRDCDVALAGGACLPFPLHQGYEYRPGMNLSRSGVIRSFDQDADGMVPGFGCVVFVLKRLEDAVSDRDPILAVLAASAVNNDGSNKASYVAPSSSAVAENLQALLRKGGLEPGAIDFVEAHGSGTYIGDVIEAAALRQVFRASSRAAGGTAVASAKASVGHLDTVAGLVGLLRTIVQIGRGSIAPAANFSVLNPRISFDGTPLFVPTAAAPVGQPLTAIVNALGIGGTNCALLVQSAPPAPAAQGAAGAVLPVRVGASSKERLRAAVARAGAALASTQAGFEALVFTLNRRARGKPFVAHFAGADAAALAAQLAAFDGAALPVSAPEPAPGPGPRAVDLGWSEIDPQARVGLPQAAAVAAPAAAADAAADAAQRLRAIWQAALLLQDVTPQTSFRDAGGHSMLALTMLDDINGAFGTQHDLDWIDQHDRFDQQLAALEAPAGPAQAGRLVKLVRAAQGTPRLRLVLVHASISGYETYRPLAAQLAPDIELLAIDSHNLYADEGQLIRDGAELAALYASQLRAALLERSVPLCLGGWSLGGMLADLMAPLLAPHYRLCGTVAIDSVVYREEHAALFADSALAYFMDQGSLLAERFEADQLQRQARRLQQVFAAERAMARAFVPGSLGLPFLNIVAIGTRKPLADAALLQAFDRAKNDNGWRRQADEPIVRIDADHVQIVDPAHLAMIALHINRFTRSACTTTSS, from the coding sequence ATGACCGGACTAGCGCAGATGGACCACCGCATCGCAGTCATCGGGACGGCGCTGGCCCTGCCGGGCGCCGACTCGCTGGCCGGATTCGAGCGCATGACGTTCGACGCCGCCGATGCCTTCTCGGCGCCGCCCGGCGCGGCCGCGGCCGGCGAGAACTGGGTCGACCGGGCCGCCTATCTGGACGACTGGTCCGGGTTCGACTACCGCCTGTTCGGATTGTCGCTGCGCGACAGCGTCATCATCGATCCACAGCAGCGCCTGTTCCTGCAGCACTGCTGGAAGGCCATCGAGGCTGCCGGCTACAATCCGATGGCGCTGCCCGGGCGCGGCGCCGTGTTCTCGACCGCCTCCGACAGCGACTTCGTGCAGCTGGCGCGCGCCGCGGCGGACGATGCCGGCAACTATCATCCGTTCGAGATCGAAATCGGCTCGAACAAGGAGCAGCAGGCCCTGCGCGTGTCGCACGTGCTGAATCTGCGCGGCCCCAGCTTCGGCGTGCAGTCGGCCTGCTCCAGCGGCCTGCTGGTGCTGCACACGGCCATGCAGTCGCTGGCGCTGCGCGACTGCGACGTGGCCCTGGCAGGCGGCGCCTGCCTGCCATTCCCGCTGCACCAGGGTTATGAATATCGTCCCGGCATGAACCTGTCGCGCAGCGGCGTGATTCGCTCGTTCGACCAGGATGCCGACGGCATGGTGCCGGGCTTCGGCTGCGTCGTGTTCGTGCTGAAGCGGCTGGAGGACGCCGTCAGCGACCGCGATCCGATCCTGGCGGTGCTGGCCGCGAGCGCCGTGAACAACGACGGCAGCAACAAGGCCAGCTACGTGGCGCCCAGTTCGTCGGCGGTGGCCGAGAACCTGCAGGCGCTTCTGCGCAAGGGCGGCCTTGAGCCCGGGGCCATCGATTTCGTCGAGGCGCACGGTTCCGGTACCTACATCGGCGACGTGATCGAGGCGGCGGCACTGCGCCAGGTGTTTCGCGCCAGCTCGCGCGCGGCGGGCGGCACGGCCGTGGCCTCGGCCAAGGCCTCGGTTGGCCACCTCGACACCGTGGCCGGGCTGGTCGGCCTGCTGCGCACGATTGTCCAGATCGGCCGCGGCAGTATCGCGCCCGCGGCCAATTTCAGCGTGCTCAATCCACGCATCAGTTTCGACGGCACGCCCTTGTTCGTGCCGACGGCGGCGGCCCCCGTCGGCCAGCCGCTCACCGCGATCGTCAACGCGCTCGGTATCGGCGGCACCAATTGCGCACTGCTGGTGCAGTCGGCGCCGCCGGCACCGGCAGCGCAAGGTGCGGCCGGTGCCGTGTTGCCGGTACGCGTCGGTGCCAGCAGCAAGGAACGCCTGCGCGCGGCCGTCGCGCGTGCCGGCGCCGCGCTGGCCAGCACCCAGGCCGGGTTCGAGGCGCTCGTGTTCACGCTGAACCGGCGTGCCCGCGGCAAGCCGTTCGTGGCGCATTTCGCCGGCGCCGACGCGGCCGCCCTGGCAGCCCAGCTGGCCGCCTTCGACGGCGCGGCGCTGCCCGTTTCCGCGCCCGAGCCGGCGCCGGGCCCGGGGCCGCGCGCCGTCGACCTGGGCTGGAGCGAAATCGATCCGCAGGCACGGGTCGGCCTGCCGCAAGCGGCCGCCGTCGCGGCACCGGCTGCCGCCGCCGATGCCGCTGCCGATGCCGCCCAGCGCCTGCGCGCGATCTGGCAGGCGGCCCTGCTGCTGCAGGACGTGACGCCGCAAACCTCGTTCCGCGACGCCGGCGGGCATTCGATGCTGGCACTGACGATGCTCGACGATATCAATGGGGCGTTCGGCACGCAACATGACCTGGACTGGATCGACCAGCACGACCGCTTCGACCAGCAGCTGGCCGCGCTCGAGGCGCCGGCCGGGCCGGCACAGGCGGGCCGCCTGGTCAAGCTGGTCCGCGCCGCGCAGGGCACGCCGCGGCTGCGCCTGGTGCTGGTGCATGCCAGTATCTCGGGCTACGAAACCTACCGGCCGCTCGCGGCCCAGCTGGCGCCCGACATCGAATTGCTGGCGATCGATTCGCATAACCTGTATGCGGACGAGGGCCAACTGATCCGCGATGGCGCCGAGCTGGCCGCGCTGTATGCCAGCCAGTTGCGCGCGGCGTTGCTCGAGCGCTCGGTGCCGTTATGCCTGGGTGGCTGGTCGCTGGGCGGCATGCTGGCCGACCTGATGGCGCCGCTGCTGGCACCGCACTATCGGCTGTGCGGCACCGTGGCGATCGACTCGGTGGTGTACCGCGAGGAGCATGCGGCGCTGTTCGCCGACAGCGCGTTGGCCTATTTCATGGATCAGGGCAGCCTGCTGGCCGAGCGCTTCGAGGCCGACCAGCTGCAGCGCCAGGCGCGCCGACTGCAACAGGTGTTCGCCGCGGAGCGGGCGATGGCACGCGCATTCGTGCCGGGCTCGCTGGGCCTGCCGTTCCTGAACATCGTGGCGATCGGTACCCGCAAGCCGCTGGCCGATGCGGCGCTGCTGCAGGCGTTCGACCGCGCCAAGAACGATAACGGCTGGCGGCGCCAGGCCGATGAGCCGATCGTGCGCATCGACGCCGACCACGTCCAGATCGTCGACCCGGCCCACCTGGCAATGATCGCCCTGCACATCAACCGTTTCACGAGGTCCGCATGTACTACCACGTCATCCTGA
- a CDS encoding Dabb family protein yields the protein MYYHVILMRFAPAVTAQQAEHALHALGQLRTQIPQILSYSYGPNDPANPHQRGFGHGFVMGFAGRAERDAYQQHPAHLDFIGTCLEPLLEDAAVFDFDDLGGRA from the coding sequence ATGTACTACCACGTCATCCTGATGCGTTTCGCGCCGGCCGTCACGGCGCAGCAGGCCGAGCACGCGCTGCACGCGCTGGGCCAGTTGCGCACGCAGATTCCGCAGATCCTGTCCTATTCCTACGGGCCGAACGATCCCGCCAACCCGCATCAGCGCGGCTTTGGTCACGGATTCGTGATGGGCTTCGCGGGACGGGCGGAGCGTGACGCCTACCAGCAGCATCCGGCGCACCTGGACTTCATCGGCACCTGCCTGGAGCCGCTGCTCGAGGACGCCGCCGTGTTCGATTTCGACGACCTGGGCGGCCGGGCATGA